GCGAGCGTGCAGAGTTTGAGCGCTCGCTGGTTCTTGCGCAGGAAGGAAGCCAGGATGGGGATGGCGTCGGGCAGGACGGGGCGTAAGTCGATTTTTAGCGGCGAGCCGGCGATCAGCGTCAAAGCTTCATTGGGGAGGGGAAGCCACAAACCGGTCGGGTTACGCCCACCGGCGAGATCCAAAACGCTCGCTCACCTTTCACGGTGGTGAGCCGGGTGATCTCGTTCTTCAGACGTTCCAAAAAGATCAAGAGCGTTCCGTGTAGCTCGGCGGGAAGGCGGTCGCCTAGCGGACAAACGGCAAGTTGGAGCGGACGGCGATCCGGACGGCGGCCGGGCCTACCTAGATTACAGATGATCTGTCCCATGCAGGAAATGGCGCGTTCTTTGACTTCCTGGTCGATGTCGGCGGCTTTCAGGCGTCTGACGGTGCAGCCGAACAGGTCGTCGATGTAGGGGGAAGGGTCGAAGCTTTCCGGAGGGCCGTCCAGGGGTCTGATGACCTGCCGGACGCCGGCGGGTGAGACGTCGGCGCGGTGGAGGAGCGGCGCCCGGCCCCGACCCTAACCTTGACCAGCTGCTGCGTGACCAGCAGCGCCTCCGAGGTGATCTTGTAAAAGGGGTCTCCGACGCACGCCACCACCGGGGGGACCAGGGCGGGGACGTGCGCGTGGAAGGCGCGGGCGGGGTGCGTGACCATGATGACGTGGAGGCACGCCAGCGCGTCGATCTTCAGGTTGGAGCTGCTCGATTTGTCGTTGAGCGAGAAGATGATGCCTGAGAGAGACGACATTTGCACTCCGTCGGCCGCAACCGTGCCGCCGGCGGGTCTTTCTTACCCGGGACTAAAACGGGGATGTGTTGCGTCAGCGCTCCCGGCAGCACGTTGACCAGTTCGGTCAGCATGTTGAAGCAACACTGGCGCGTTTTGACGCTTTTCTCTTTCAGCTGCTTGTGGAGCGCCTTCACGATGATGGCCACCTAGGGGGCGCCGCCGCGTACGCGGATGAGGAAACCGAACCGCCGGCGGAATTTCTCTTTGACCGGTTCACCTGACTCTGTAGCATGGTTAGCGGCGTGTCCCCCTGCTCCATGGCGTCGGGGTCGGTCAGCCAGCTCTGAGCCGGTCGCGTCTGCTTCAGCAGCGACAAGTAGGCGTGAAAGACGTCCGCCTTGACGTTCTCCTCCCTTTCCTAGAGGCGAGGCGCCAGGGTTAGCCGGCTCGTACGACCACGCCTCCGGGACGCGGCGTTACCTTGAAGCGGCAGACCAGCGCGGGAGAAACGGAGCGGTAAAACTCGGGTAGCATCTCGTGCCGCGTGGAGACCACGGCGTCCAAGCACTTGGCCGCCGCCCGCCGGACCTTCCAGCTCATGTCGTCGTCGTCGCTGTACTCGTCGTCGCTGCCTGAACGCGCGGAGAAAGCCGGGCTTCTTCATTTAGCGCAAAAACGCCCGGCGGACGCCCGGCGGCACCTTGGTAGTCTTCGTCGTTTTGCTCGGCGTCCATGGCGTTGTCGTCCTCGTCTTCGTCGTCAAAGTTGTAGTTGGGGTCGTAGGTCAGGTAGCGCAAGCAGATGGAGATGACGGCGGGGACGTGGGCGTACACCTCTTTCGGACACCTGAGCCGAGCCGGATCAAACGCCGAGTAAGCTTAGCGCCAACGTCCATCGCCGGCGCGCGCGATTGACCTTCTCACGAAGGACTCGAAGGCCTGGATGCAGTACTCCCTCAGCTCGTCGTCGTCCACGTTGCAGAACTTGACCACCAGCGGGATGATCTTCTCCAGGTATTCGCCTGCGAGCGGACAGGCCAGACGCGGGAGTTAGCCAAACGCGGTGGCGGCGCCGGAGGGCGCGCGCGCGCGGTCTAACCGATCCTGTGGCCGGCCTGCCTGCTGATGGCGGCCGTGCACTGGATGTACGTCCTGGTGGTGGACATGTTGTCGTTGCGCCCCAGCTCGCTCAGCAGGTGCTCGATGAGGTCGATGAAGACCAGGTTGCCGCAGGACATGACCAGGTGGCCCAGCGCCATGATGGTTCGCTGGAGGAACGGCGCGTCGCGGTTAGCGTGACGGCGCTCGCCCCGGGGCTCGGCGTCTTACCTTCCTGACGGCCAGCCTGGGCGAGGTGAGCTGAGGCAGCAGGCAGCTGAGGATGGACGGATGGAAGTTGACCAGCAACCCTCCCTGTCTGAAACGCAAGGCGACGCACGTTCACCGCGGAGCGGAAGATTCGGGACGGGCGGCCGATCCCCGCTCTTACCTGCACAGCATGTCGGCCATAATGTCGAGCGCCTCCAGCTGCACCGACACGTCTTCCTGTTTGGCGATGGCGCTGGTCAGACGTCCCGTGATTTTCTTACACACGCTGGCGGCCAGGGCAGAGCCTGCGGGGGGGACCGCGCGTCAAGCGGGGGGAACGCGCGTCGAACGCGGCGGCGTCCCGGCGACCATCGGCTCACCGCTGGATGCGGGCGGCAGCTCCCCGATGACCGTCTTGAGCCCGATGGACGAGATGTCTCGTAACTGCTCTTTGTCGGACAGCATGTTGGTGCACAGCGTGTCCACGATGGTCTCCACCTGGTACTCCTTGACCTTGCTCACCAGCGGGCCCAGGCTAAAAACAGGCAAAAAAACACCTCAGATGTATTCTTTACACCAGCCCGACTTTTTCCCGGACGTTACCATTTGACCGCCAAGTTCTGAACTTCTCCATTCTTGTCCTCCAGCAGCTTAAGAATCATCCTCACCACCTGTCCGTCGCAACAACACAGAAGTTAAGATGGCGATTCGGAGCGGAACCGCCACGCTAAATTGCTCTCGGAGAAGTCGTACCTTCCTCTCGCTGTCGTCGTCCAGTTTGATGGAATCTTTTTGCAGTTCTGTCATCAGGTCGTTTGTGGCCATGAACCTGCGACCGATCATTGTATCATTGCACTCATTCGAGCGGAACCCCGGCCGCCGGTGACgacgacagacgtccaatccgtttgccgGTGTTTTGTCGAATTAATATCCCGAGCGCGCGCGCACGGCAACCGCACCCCCCAAGGGCTTCCGCAGGTCAAGTCAAATGTCCGTCGAGTTGGTCTACTACTTTGACGACGGCGTCGTTGCTGCcagtaatatttttaaaagtatATTCATTTCATAGTGCCTTTGGACCAATAAGCCTATTAAAAATGCTCACGGTAGTAGAATGTAAAGTATAAGCCTGCTAAAATAGGCTACTTCTGGTAACAGTCTTATTTAAAGGACCTGTTGAAATACACTATACCTATGCTACTGCAATATTAATTACTACTGTCCCCACCACTACCCATTATCTACTTAGTGGTTCGACAGTGGAAGTATAAACGTGTGCAAAAAACGTCAGGTAGACGGGACAACTCGCATCGATAGTCCCCGCCGTTGAATTAAACTAGGGAGTTAACTTCGACATAACAgcggttcaaacggattggacgttcaagggatgaaaagagccgcatgctttgacgtctatcatcgtcactgGCACGGAAAGACTTCATTTCGTTGCGTTTTCCCCATTCCCGTAGCTTTGAGGCTGCCTATGTGACGTCATCGGACGGCACATACAAACCGCAGCTGCTAACACGTTAGCTGCTAGCATGACCCAAGTTGCATTGAGTGCTAAGTAGCTAACTAGCCCGGTGTAACAGCTAAACGACCCCCGCAAAGACCGCTCGCTTTGCAGGCAGTCACACGTGTGCCACGGCCgctattaaaagttttttttttttctctctcggtGAGGGTCATTTGCCCAGGCCGGCGACGTGACGACGATCAGACAGGTGGCTAAGTGCTAACATGCTAAGGCCTGCTCCGCACGAGTCGTGCCATGTTTGGCGTGTCGCTCCTCGCTTCTATTCCGAGTGCGCTCAGCTGCTCAAAGGCGCTTGAGCGAGCGATTTACCTGAAATCTTTGTCGCTGGAGGTCATTTTCTCCAGCAGGTTGGAGATGTGATACGAGGCGCTCGCCATGTCGCTGCTCTAgattgtgcgtgcgtccgtgcGTGCCTGTGTTTTCCGGTTCCGACCCTGATGATGAGGATGATTGTTTGTTACTCCGATCGATGTTTTGGTCGGGCTGCCTCCTCGGCGCTCGGTTTTTCTGTCTGCTTTTggagttgtttttgtttgtgagTTATTACAGCGGCGGCCTGCTAAACATTGGTGCGTTTTCAGTGTTTCAATGGAACGCCCGTTGTCACTGCGGAGGGGCGGGGTTACACCACTGGAcgctgcctgcctgcccgcctACCCGGGGAACGGACGCGCACGCAGACTCAACACTTGACTTGTTGGACAGTCCGAGGGAAATGGCAAGACATGATGTGGATTAGTTATTCCATACACGTATATTAAATTAAAGTCGAATCTATGCTCGAGCCGTCTATTCCTCACAGTAGCAGTTAGCGtcaaaatgacgataaattatggctcgctataaaattctcaagtcaattttaatcatttaaaaaactacagtgccgatacttcaatcaGTGACGCGGATCAGCCGCTAGATGTCACTATAACTATAGCAAACCAGAACGTGAGCCGTCGCTCCACAATACACGGTACAAAatcgcttaactcattcactgctagtCTTGGAAATTATTACCTGCCAGCCTACCCAGTTCacgcggattggacgtctgtcaccgCCCTATGACTGAAATAATGTACTCATTTAATTCAAGGTCCACGTCTTGTCGTGGCACCGCgttgccacaagagggcagGATTTCACCAACAAGGTATGATGACATCAGAGCAAGCTCAAACTCGAGACAAACGTTGAATTCCAATCCAACTTTTATTTAGCAACAGACGCAACTCTGCCGGTAAGTCTAGAAAACAAGACATCTTAGTGAATGTCAGAGAACATGACAGCGAGTTAGAAATCAGGAACGTTTCAACGCTCCAATATTATACAAACACGCTTAGTGTTTGCGAACAGTAGTCCGCTTGACAGTgttgacaacaaaaaaacacgtgaACTGCAACGCAGCCAAGTCAAAATAAGATTATCTTTAAGTCAGTCGACAAAATAATttatggggggaaaaataaacggcatttaaatgacattaaaaatgtattgaagCCGCTCGACAAAAGATGAATAGCCCTCACAAATGACATTTGCGTTTCAACAAAAATCGACACTGGCCTTGTAGTACAGTACTCACAGTGTGTgtgaggaaaacaaaaaaaaaacaacagattgCACTTCAGTTAATCAGGGAGAAACGTGTCCCTGAAACTGAATTCTGACTacaattaaatacaaaaataacaaaatggagGTGCTTGAGTGTAGATGAAAAAGTCGCCGAGTACGTCGTTTGGTTACTACTACTGAACAGAGATCAATGTCGACAGCTGCTCGTAGCAAAAATAAAGATGGACAGTCACTTTTTTCTCTCTACTCAACAAAAAGCTCTTTATCTCAGCCTCTAAAAGAAATATTTTTATACTCTggcttcttttttttgttgcatcccAAAATCAAATCAATTCTTAAGCCTCTCAACTTTTTTCAAAGGCTGATCTTCCGAAAAAAAACAGTCGGAAATTGTCCTTTTACTTGTCCACTGAcgtgcgagcgagagagagcggAGTACGTACGATTAAAAAGGGtaactggctggctggctggcaatCAGAGCAGCATGGACTCCTGCATGGCAAAGACCTCCTGTGCGTGCCTGTAGTGTGCTCCCCCAAATAACTGGGGGAGTCGCTGGTGAGCGACGGGCCGCGGCATCCCGTCCTCCGGGAACTCGAACACCTCCACGGGAGACATCTGGGCTTTCTGAAAGCTGGGCGAGCGA
This sequence is a window from Corythoichthys intestinalis isolate RoL2023-P3 chromosome 13, ASM3026506v1, whole genome shotgun sequence. Protein-coding genes within it:
- the cand1 gene encoding cullin-associated NEDD8-dissociated protein 1 produces the protein MASASYHISNLLEKMTSSDKDFRFMATNDLMTELQKDSIKLDDDSERKVVRMILKLLEDKNGEVQNLAVKCLGPLVSKVKEYQVETIVDTLCTNMLSDKEQLRDISSIGLKTVIGELPPASSGSALAASVCKKITGRLTSAIAKQEDVSVQLEALDIMADMLCRQGGLLVNFHPSILSCLLPQLTSPRLAVRKRTIMALGHLVMSCGNLVFIDLIEHLLSELGRNDNMSTTRTYIQCTAAISRQAGHRIGEYLEKIIPLVVKFCNVDDDELREYCIQAFESFVRRCPKEVYAHVPAVISICLRYLTYDPNYNFDDEDEDDNAMDAEQNDEDYQGSDDEYSDDDDMSWKVRRAAAKCLDAVVSTRHEMLPEFYRSVSPALVCRFKEREENVKADVFHAYLSLLKQTRPAQSWLTDPDAMEQGDTPLTMLQSQVAIIVKALHKQLKEKSVKTRQCCFNMLTELVNVLPGALTQHIPVLVPGIIFSLNDKSSSSNLKIDALACLHVIMVTHPARAFHAHVPALVPPVVACVGDPFYKITSEALLVTQQLVKVIRPLDGPPESFDPSPYIDDLFGCTVRRLKAADIDQEVKERAISCMGQIICNLGDRLPAELHGTLLIFLERLKNEITRLTTVKALTLIAGSPLKIDLRPVLPDAIPILASFLRKNQRALKLCTLAALDILLRNYSSAVTPAMVDAVLAELPPLISEGDMHVSQMALSFLSTLAVTHPSLLGQLSGGNILAQLIALVRSPLLQGGALAAMLDFYQALVSTDTPGLGYMDLLRMLTGPVYSQSAALPHKQAYCSIAKCVAALTRARPAEGPAVVGQFIQDVKNSRSTDSIRLLALLSLGEVGHHVDLSGQPELKTVILDAFSSSSEEVKSAASYALGSIAVGNLPEYLPFVLQEISSSKRQYLLLHSLKEIISSASVSGLKPYVESVWTLLLKHCECQEEGTRNVVAECLGKLTLINPETLLPRLKGYLLSGSSYARSSVVTAVKFTISDQPQPIDPLLKNCIGDFLKTLEDPDLNVRRVALVTFNSAAHNKPSLIRELLDSVLPQLYNETKVRKELIREVEMGPFKHTVDDGLDLRKAAFECMYTLLDSCLDRIDIFTFLNHVEDGLKDHYDIKMLTFLMLARLSSLCPSAVLQRLDRLVEPLRATCTTKVKANSVKQEFEKQDELKRSAMRAVVALLTIPEAEKSPLMSEFQSQISSNQELAAIFESIQRDSTSANMESMDTS